A single region of the Lepeophtheirus salmonis chromosome 12, UVic_Lsal_1.4, whole genome shotgun sequence genome encodes:
- the LOC121126900 gene encoding uncharacterized protein codes for MYHGKRKTHFNRELVICSICQKEIQKDNFNDHKVKLHKNDPSCKYQVKIDHKKQKTLNFAVKKTSSATSSVTASSCPDDPTPVEALLPEPRSEKSISAEEKVTADTENNGDSSNYPSRRISHGIRLPNLDIGPIFSPEQLSVVNNNNIPSAEDSETSDNVQGGEKSKTEEMEFVDGGPEYPVVFTSHLGDPILTGREPKRKDIHTRTRVETERETVPKVERDHPLQPKLQTYSPQIDDKYSRDFQYDWFRKFPWLEYDEVEKSAKCFACSKFSISNLGKFEFKTWKNSSSLKVHSNNKKHKLSMEKWINFLTSKRKNTSVLGHVQSQHAEEVLKWRAYLRYLFQTVGFLAKQGLAFRGDSETREKLTESNENNRGNFLELLSLSSHDNHILKEKLEAEVKKFGSAGSGFAKWTSPDIQNELIEIIASKVTENIIEDVKTCAGDDDYWFSVIVDETSDMSNTEQFSLSLGYLTSEGIKKESFLKFVKVTQTDGKYLFEKLHEAVKNLGLNPARTVSLAADGASNISGIKKGLAARWKEAAPLCVYIHCYVHVLNLVVKDLLSDITLLRNTMGTVQILYNFIEGSPKRSAIYKSVKITSKDEEHAKVMTLKNQSATP; via the coding sequence atgtatcacgggaagcggaaaacgcattttaacagagagctggtgatttgttctatctgtcagaaggaaatacagaaggacaactttaatgatcacaaagttaaactccataagaatgaccccagctgcaagtatcaagtgaaaattgatcataagaagcagaaaacattgaactttgctgttaagaaaacttcctctgctacatcctcagtcactgcatcctcctgtcccgatgaccctacaccagttgaggccttactgcctgaaccaagatctgaaaagtccatttctgctgaagagaaagttactgcagacacagaaaataatggcgactcatcaaattaccccagcagacggatttctcatggaataagacttcctaatctcgatatcggaccaatcttctctcccgagcagctctctgtagtcaacaacaacaatattccctctgcagaggactctgagactagcgacaatgtccagggaggtgagaagagcaagactgaggagatggagtttgtggacggaggcccagagtaccctgtcgtcttcacgagccatctgggtgacccgatacttaccgggcgggagccaaagcggaaggacatccataccagaaccagagtggagactgagcgggaaactgtgcctaaagtcgagagagatcatcctctacaacccaagttacaaacatacagtcctcagatagatgacaaatactccagagactttcaatatgattggttccgtaagttcccgtggctagaatatgacgaggttgaaaagtctgccaagtgtttcgcctgttccaaattttccatttccaaccttgggaaatttgagttcaaaacatggaaaaacagttcctcgttgaaagttcattctaacaacaaaaaacacaaactgtcgatggaaaagtggatcaatttcctaacatcaaagagaaagaatacttcggttctcggccatgttcagtctcaacatgctgaggaagtcttgaagtggcgagcttatttgaggtatctttttcaaactgttgggttcctcgcaaagcaaggattggcttttagaggcgattccgaaacaagagaaaagttgacggaatctaatgaaaacaatcgaggaaacttcttggagcttttgtccttgagttcacacgacaatcatattctcaaagagaAACTGGAGGcagaagtcaaaaaatttggttcagctgggtcaggttttgccaaatggacttcacctgacatccaaaatgagctgatagagattatagcatccaaagtaacggaaaatataattgaagatgtcaagacttgtgccggcgatgatgactactggttctctgtgattgttgatgagacatcagatatgtcaaacacggagcagttcagtctgtcactgggatatctgacgagtgaaggcatcaagaaagagagcttcctcaagtttgtaaaagttacccagactgacggcaaatatttgtttgagaagcttcacgaggctgtcaagaATCTtggccttaaccccgcccgcactgtctccctggccgcggacggtgcctccaacatatccggcatcaagaagggtcttgccgccaggtggaaggaagcagccccactgtgtgtctacatccactgctacgtccatgtcctcaatcttgtagtcaaggatcttctctcagatataaccctgttgagaaatacaatggggacagtacaaattttatacaacttcattgaagggtcaccaaagaggtcagcaatctacaagtcggtgaagataacaagtaaagatgaggagcatgccaaggtgatgaccctgaagaaccagtctgctacccccTAG